From Acipenser ruthenus chromosome 23, fAciRut3.2 maternal haplotype, whole genome shotgun sequence, the proteins below share one genomic window:
- the LOC117414099 gene encoding ammonium transporter Rh type A-like isoform X2 — protein MAPKYAPSLRRLLPVLAICLEIAFILIFIFFVQYDDSYIQDETQSKKRKTVTTVYADFQDVHVMVFLGFGFLMSFLRRYGFSSTGFNLLVAALGVQWATLVNGFMFEFSDGKIRINMMSLVTANLCAASALISMGAVLGKTNPVQLLLMTLLEVTSFIFNHWLLTTFIKMDCVPSIMHHHVFGAYFGLMVSWALHRPGLRQRHEKEKSSTDMGKFSMLGTIFLWMFWPSYNSVLIEGKAEKMNAVYSTYFSLAASAVTVFAFSVLISKKGKMNMVYIHNATLAGGVAVGAAATVIPSPWIALTIGLTAGLICILGCWFMKPFLELAFDIHDTCGVHYVHGVPGILGVLIRIVIELATASNLQVAWSEAAFYLLALYITLALSLVLGLVTGFLLKLNIWKPDQKYFDDQAFWEFPHLAVKL, from the exons ATGGCTCCTAAATATGCTCCGAGTCTTCGGCGACTGCTGCCTGTCCTGGCGATATGTTTGGAAATAGCGTTCatacttattttcattttttttgttcaatacGATGATTCTTATATCCAGGATGAAACCCAATCGAAAAAACGAAAAACTGTTACAACCGTCTATGCAG ACTTCCAAGATGTCCACGTGATGGTGTTCCTGGGATTTGGCTTCCTCATGAGCTTCCTGAGGAGATATGGCTTCAGCAGCACCGGGTTTAACCTGCTTGTGGCTGCCTTGGGAGTGCAGTGGGCCACACTAGTGAACGGCTTCATGTTTGAATTCAGCGATGGGAAAATCAGGATAAACATGATGAG TTTGGTGACTGCGAATCTCTGTGCCGCCTCAGCACTCATCTCAATGGGAGCCGTGCTGGGAAAGACCAACCCGGTTCAGCTCCTCCTCATGACTCTCCTGGAAGTTACCAGCTTCATTTTCAACCACTGGTTACTCACCACGTTCATTAAG ATGGACTGTGTTCCCAGCATTATGCATCACCACGTCTTTGGGGCTTACTTCGGCCTAATGGTGTCCTGGGCCTTACATCGGCCTGGACTGAGACAGAGGCACGAGAAAGAAAAGTCTTCAACTGACATGGGGAAATTCTCAATGCTAG GTACAATCTTCTTATGGATGTTTTGGCCGAGTTACAACTCCGTGCTCATCGAAGGGAAAGCTGAGAAGATGAATGCTGtgtacagcacttacttttcacTGGCTGCGAGTGCAGTCACTGTATTTGCCTTTTCAGTGCTGATCagcaaaaaaggaaaaatgaacaTG GTTTATATCCACAATGCCACTCTGGCTGGGGGTGTTGCTGTTGGAGCAGCAGCCACAGTGATCCCATCTCCATGGATTGCATTGACCATCGGCTTGACTGCAGGATTGATCTGCATCTTGGGATGCTGGTTTATGAAG ccattCCTTGAATTAGCGTTTGATATCCATGATACCTGTGGTGTCCACTACGTGCACGGTGTACCTGGGATCCTAGGAGTGCTGATTCGAATCGTCATAGAGCTGGCCACAGCGTCCAACCTCCAAGT AGCTTGGAGCGAGGCAGCTTTTTACTTGCTTGCTCTTTACATCACCTTGGCACTGAGTCTTGTATTGGGACTAGTTACAG gatttcttttaaaattgaacatatgGAAGCCAGATCAGAAATACTTTGATGATCAAGCGTTCTGGGAG tTCCCTCATCTAGCCGTGAAACTTTAA
- the LOC131696487 gene encoding transmembrane protein 50A-like: protein MSGFLDNVRCGECECVDWGEKRNAIASIAAGVLFFTGWWIIIDAAVKYPDMDRFNHSYHACGVIATVAFLMINAVSNGQVRGESYSDGCLGQTGARVWLFIGFMLAFGSLIASMWILFGGYVVPQKAEVYPGIAVFFQNAFIFFGGLVFKFGRTEDLWQ from the exons ATGTCTGGGTTTCTGGATAACGTCAGGTGCGGAGAATGTGAGTGCGTAGATTGGGGGGAGAAGCGGAACGCCATCGCATCGATAGCTGCTGGAGTATTG TTCTTCACAGGATGGTGGATAATCATCGATGCAGCAGTCAAATACCCCGACATGGACAGATTCAACCACTCCTACCACGCTTGTGGGGTTATAGCGACTGTTGCATTCCTCAT GATCAATGCTGTTTCTAATGGACAGGTCCGTGGGGAGAGCTACAGCGATGGGTGCCTGGGACAGACAG gggctCGGGTCTGGCTCTTCATTGGCTTCATGCTGGCCTTTGGCTCCCTGATCGCTTCCATGTGGATCCTCTTTGGAGGCTACGTTGTGCCAC AGAAGGCAGAGGTGTATCCGGGTATAGCAGTCTTCTTCCAAAACGCATTCATTTTCTTTGG GGGTCTGGTGTTTAAATTCGGGCGTACAGAAGACTTGTGGCAGTAA
- the LOC117414099 gene encoding ammonium transporter Rh type A-like isoform X1, with product MAPKYAPSLRRLLPVLAICLEIAFILIFIFFVQYDDSYIQDETQSKKRKTVTTVYADFQDVHVMVFLGFGFLMSFLRRYGFSSTGFNLLVAALGVQWATLVNGFMFEFSDGKIRINMMSLVTANLCAASALISMGAVLGKTNPVQLLLMTLLEVTSFIFNHWLLTTFIKMDCVPSIMHHHVFGAYFGLMVSWALHRPGLRQRHEKEKSSTDMGKFSMLGTIFLWMFWPSYNSVLIEGKAEKMNAVYSTYFSLAASAVTVFAFSVLISKKGKMNMVYIHNATLAGGVAVGAAATVIPSPWIALTIGLTAGLICILGCWFMKPFLELAFDIHDTCGVHYVHGVPGILGVLIRIVIELATASNLQVAWSEAAFYLLALYITLALSLVLGLVTGFLLKLNIWKPDQKYFDDQAFWEITTIPSPPPNTQFPHLAVKL from the exons ATGGCTCCTAAATATGCTCCGAGTCTTCGGCGACTGCTGCCTGTCCTGGCGATATGTTTGGAAATAGCGTTCatacttattttcattttttttgttcaatacGATGATTCTTATATCCAGGATGAAACCCAATCGAAAAAACGAAAAACTGTTACAACCGTCTATGCAG ACTTCCAAGATGTCCACGTGATGGTGTTCCTGGGATTTGGCTTCCTCATGAGCTTCCTGAGGAGATATGGCTTCAGCAGCACCGGGTTTAACCTGCTTGTGGCTGCCTTGGGAGTGCAGTGGGCCACACTAGTGAACGGCTTCATGTTTGAATTCAGCGATGGGAAAATCAGGATAAACATGATGAG TTTGGTGACTGCGAATCTCTGTGCCGCCTCAGCACTCATCTCAATGGGAGCCGTGCTGGGAAAGACCAACCCGGTTCAGCTCCTCCTCATGACTCTCCTGGAAGTTACCAGCTTCATTTTCAACCACTGGTTACTCACCACGTTCATTAAG ATGGACTGTGTTCCCAGCATTATGCATCACCACGTCTTTGGGGCTTACTTCGGCCTAATGGTGTCCTGGGCCTTACATCGGCCTGGACTGAGACAGAGGCACGAGAAAGAAAAGTCTTCAACTGACATGGGGAAATTCTCAATGCTAG GTACAATCTTCTTATGGATGTTTTGGCCGAGTTACAACTCCGTGCTCATCGAAGGGAAAGCTGAGAAGATGAATGCTGtgtacagcacttacttttcacTGGCTGCGAGTGCAGTCACTGTATTTGCCTTTTCAGTGCTGATCagcaaaaaaggaaaaatgaacaTG GTTTATATCCACAATGCCACTCTGGCTGGGGGTGTTGCTGTTGGAGCAGCAGCCACAGTGATCCCATCTCCATGGATTGCATTGACCATCGGCTTGACTGCAGGATTGATCTGCATCTTGGGATGCTGGTTTATGAAG ccattCCTTGAATTAGCGTTTGATATCCATGATACCTGTGGTGTCCACTACGTGCACGGTGTACCTGGGATCCTAGGAGTGCTGATTCGAATCGTCATAGAGCTGGCCACAGCGTCCAACCTCCAAGT AGCTTGGAGCGAGGCAGCTTTTTACTTGCTTGCTCTTTACATCACCTTGGCACTGAGTCTTGTATTGGGACTAGTTACAG gatttcttttaaaattgaacatatgGAAGCCAGATCAGAAATACTTTGATGATCAAGCGTTCTGGGAG ATAACAACaattccctcccccccccccaacacacagtTCCCTCATCTAGCCGTGAAACTTTAA
- the LOC117414134 gene encoding macoilin isoform X2, giving the protein MKRRNADCSKLRRPLKRNRITEGIYGSTFLYLKFLVVWALVLLADFVLEFRFEYLWPFWLFIRSVYDSFRYQGLAFSVFFVCVAFTSDIICLLFIPVQWLFFAASTYVWVQYVWHTERGVCLPTVSLWILFVYIEAAIRFKDLKNFHVDLCRPFAAHCIGYPVVTLGFGFKSYVSYKMRLRKQKEVQKENEFYMQLLQQALPPEQQMLQRQEREAEEAAAAKGISEVDSTLISQQNGGIPASKKLVTTLPELEYREKGKDKDKEAKKQNLGINNNILQSVDSKVQEIEYMENHINNKRLNNDLVGSTENLLKEELCMASSKNYKNASGTGNSSPRSHSASNGSIPSSSSNKNEKKQKITSKSPSTHKDLMENCIPNNQLSKPDTLVRLEQDIKKLKADLQASRQVEQELRSQISSLSTTERSIRSELGQLRQENELLQNKLHNAVQAKQKDKQTISQLEKRLKMEQEARAIAEKQLAEEKKRKKLEEATAARAVALAAATRGECTESLRSRIRELETECKKLTIDMKVKEEQIRDLEMKVQELRKYKESEKDTEVLMSALSAMQDKTQHLENSLSAETRIKLDLFSALGDAKRQLEIAQGQIIQKDQEIKDLKQKIAEVMAVMPSITYSADTNNLNPVAPHYSSKFMDTSPSGLDPNASVYQPLKK; this is encoded by the exons ATGAAGCGGCGCAATGCGGACTGCAGCAAACTCCGGCGGCCGTTAAAACGGAACCGAATCACCGAGGGCATCTACGGCAG CACCTTCTTGTACCTGAAGTTCCTGGTTGTCTGGGCACTGGTGTTGTTGGCGGATTTCGTCCTGGAGTTCAGATTCGAATACCTGTGGCCATTCTGGCTGTTTATCAGAAGTGTTTATGACTCCTTCAGATATCAGGGTCTG gcgttttcagtgttttttgtttgtgtagcATTCACGTCAGATATAATATGCCTACTCTTCATACCTGTACAATGGCTATTCTTTGCTGCCAGTACGTACGTTTGGGTACAGTATGTGTGGCACACAG aaaggggAGTATGTTTACCCACAGTATCACTCTGGATACTGTTTGTTTATATAGAAGCTGCAATCAGATTTAAAGATCTGAAAAATTTTCATGTGGACTTATGTCGTCCTTTTGCTGCACACTG CATTGGGTATCCTGTTGTGACACTAGGCTTTGGTTTCAAAAGTTACGTCAGCTACAAGATGCgattaagaaaacaaaaggaagttcAGAAAGAGAATGAGTTCTATATGCAGCTTCTTCAGCAGGCTTTGCCTCCAGAGCAGCAGATGCTTCAGAGGCAGGAGAGGGAAGCAGAGGAAG CTGCAGCAGCCAAAGGGATCTCAGAAGTGGATTCCACGCTGATTTCACAGCAGAACGGGGGAATCCCAGCCAGTAAAAAACTGGTCACAACATTACCAGAACTTGAATACAGAGAAAAAGGGAAAGATAAGGACAAAGAGGCCAAAAAACAGAACCTTggaataaataacaatattttacaGTCCGTAGACTCTAAAGTACAAGAAATTGAATACATGGAAAATCATATCAATAATAAGAGATTGAATAACGATCTCGTGGGGAGTACAGAAAACCTCTTGAAAGAGGAGCTTTGTATGGCCTCCTCAAAAAATTACAAGAACGCCAGCGGGACAGGCAACTCGTCTCCTCGCAGCCACAGCGCGTCCAATGGGAGTATTCCCTCATCTTCGTCCAATAAGAATGAGAAGAAACAGAAGATCACCAGTAAGAGTCCGAGCACTCACAAGGATTTAATGGAAAACTGTATACCTAATAACCAGCTGAGCAAACCTGATACACTAGTACG GCTGGAGCAGGACATAAAGAAGCTGAAGGCAGACCTGCAGGCCAGCAGACAGGTTGAACAGGAGCTACGCAGCCAGATCAGCTCGTTGAGCACCACAGAGCGCAGTATCCGTTCCGAGCTGGGTCAGCTTCGTCAGGAGAACGAGCTGCTGCAGAACAA GTTGCACAATGCTGTACAGGCGAAACAGAAAGATAAACAGACTATCAGCCAGTTGGAGAAGAGGCTGAAAATGGAGCAGGAAGCGCGGGCTATTGCAGAAAAACAACTGGCAGAGGAAAAGAAACGAAAGAAACTTGAGGAGGCGACAGCGGCTCGAGCAGTGGCACTTGCTGCTGCTACCAG AGGGGAGTGCACAGAATCGCTCAGGAGTCGCATCAGGGAGCTGGAGACAGAGTGTAAAAAATTAACAATCGATATGAAAGTCAAAGAGGAGCAGATCCGAGATTTAGAAATGAAAGTGCAG GAACTGCGGAAATACAAGGAAAGTGAAAAAGATACAGAAGTGTTGATGTCGGCTCTTTCAGCCATGCAAGATAAAACACAGCACTTAGAAAACAGCTTGAGTGCAGAGACCAGGATTAAACTGGACTTGTTCTCAGCGCTAGGGGATGCCAAACGACAGCTTGAAATTGCACAAG GGCAAATAATCCAGAAAGACCAGGAGATCAAGGACCTGAAACAGAAGATTGCCGAAGTGATGGCAGTGATGCCCAGCATTACATACAGTGCAGACACCAACAATCTGAACCCTGTCGCTCCACACTACTCCTCCAAGTTCATGGATACTAGCCCCTCCGGACTGGATCCAAACGCCTCCGTTTACCAGCCCCTGAAGAAGTGA
- the LOC131699701 gene encoding glutathione S-transferase 3, mitochondrial-like, whose product MAIQNLLPANFAYVILTFFYSWVMLAYLAVKVGQARKKYDVKYPTMYSDKDPVFNCIQRAHQNTLEVYPQWLIFQCISGLAYPTVASVLGVIWVTSRFSYAWGYYTGDPAKRMNGAYGYIGYFGAILMSLVAALQLQNML is encoded by the exons ATGGCTATCCAGAATCTGCTTCCTGCAAACTTCGCCTATGTCATTCTGACATTTTTCTACAGCTGGGTCATGCTGGCTTATTTGGCCGTAAAGGTGGGACAGGCGAGGAAGAAGTACGATGTTAAG TACCCTACAATGTACAGTGACAAGGATCCAGTGTTCAACTGCATTCAGCGGGCTCATCAAAACACACTGGAGGTGTACCCTCAGTGGCTGATCTTCCAGTGTATATCTGGACTTGCCTACCCT ACGGTTGCCTCTGTGTTGGGGGTTATTTGGGTCACCAGCAGATTCTCCTATGCCTGGGGGTATTACACTGGAG ACCCTGCAAAGAGGATGAACGGTGCCTATGGGTACATTGGATATTTTGGTGCCATTTTAATGTCTCTTGTAGCAGCTCTTCAATTGCAGAATATGCTGTAA
- the LOC117414134 gene encoding macoilin isoform X1, which produces MKRRNADCSKLRRPLKRNRITEGIYGSTFLYLKFLVVWALVLLADFVLEFRFEYLWPFWLFIRSVYDSFRYQGLAFSVFFVCVAFTSDIICLLFIPVQWLFFAASTYVWVQYVWHTERGVCLPTVSLWILFVYIEAAIRFKDLKNFHVDLCRPFAAHCIGYPVVTLGFGFKSYVSYKMRLRKQKEVQKENEFYMQLLQQALPPEQQMLQRQEREAEEAAAAKGISEVDSTLISQQNGGIPASKKLVTTLPELEYREKGKDKDKEAKKQNLGINNNILQSVDSKVQEIEYMENHINNKRLNNDLVGSTENLLKEELCMASSKNYKNASGTGNSSPRSHSASNGSIPSSSSNKNEKKQKITSKSPSTHKDLMENCIPNNQLSKPDTLVRSSFTRLEQDIKKLKADLQASRQVEQELRSQISSLSTTERSIRSELGQLRQENELLQNKLHNAVQAKQKDKQTISQLEKRLKMEQEARAIAEKQLAEEKKRKKLEEATAARAVALAAATRGECTESLRSRIRELETECKKLTIDMKVKEEQIRDLEMKVQELRKYKESEKDTEVLMSALSAMQDKTQHLENSLSAETRIKLDLFSALGDAKRQLEIAQGQIIQKDQEIKDLKQKIAEVMAVMPSITYSADTNNLNPVAPHYSSKFMDTSPSGLDPNASVYQPLKK; this is translated from the exons ATGAAGCGGCGCAATGCGGACTGCAGCAAACTCCGGCGGCCGTTAAAACGGAACCGAATCACCGAGGGCATCTACGGCAG CACCTTCTTGTACCTGAAGTTCCTGGTTGTCTGGGCACTGGTGTTGTTGGCGGATTTCGTCCTGGAGTTCAGATTCGAATACCTGTGGCCATTCTGGCTGTTTATCAGAAGTGTTTATGACTCCTTCAGATATCAGGGTCTG gcgttttcagtgttttttgtttgtgtagcATTCACGTCAGATATAATATGCCTACTCTTCATACCTGTACAATGGCTATTCTTTGCTGCCAGTACGTACGTTTGGGTACAGTATGTGTGGCACACAG aaaggggAGTATGTTTACCCACAGTATCACTCTGGATACTGTTTGTTTATATAGAAGCTGCAATCAGATTTAAAGATCTGAAAAATTTTCATGTGGACTTATGTCGTCCTTTTGCTGCACACTG CATTGGGTATCCTGTTGTGACACTAGGCTTTGGTTTCAAAAGTTACGTCAGCTACAAGATGCgattaagaaaacaaaaggaagttcAGAAAGAGAATGAGTTCTATATGCAGCTTCTTCAGCAGGCTTTGCCTCCAGAGCAGCAGATGCTTCAGAGGCAGGAGAGGGAAGCAGAGGAAG CTGCAGCAGCCAAAGGGATCTCAGAAGTGGATTCCACGCTGATTTCACAGCAGAACGGGGGAATCCCAGCCAGTAAAAAACTGGTCACAACATTACCAGAACTTGAATACAGAGAAAAAGGGAAAGATAAGGACAAAGAGGCCAAAAAACAGAACCTTggaataaataacaatattttacaGTCCGTAGACTCTAAAGTACAAGAAATTGAATACATGGAAAATCATATCAATAATAAGAGATTGAATAACGATCTCGTGGGGAGTACAGAAAACCTCTTGAAAGAGGAGCTTTGTATGGCCTCCTCAAAAAATTACAAGAACGCCAGCGGGACAGGCAACTCGTCTCCTCGCAGCCACAGCGCGTCCAATGGGAGTATTCCCTCATCTTCGTCCAATAAGAATGAGAAGAAACAGAAGATCACCAGTAAGAGTCCGAGCACTCACAAGGATTTAATGGAAAACTGTATACCTAATAACCAGCTGAGCAAACCTGATACACTAGTACG tTCTTCTTTCACAAGGCTGGAGCAGGACATAAAGAAGCTGAAGGCAGACCTGCAGGCCAGCAGACAGGTTGAACAGGAGCTACGCAGCCAGATCAGCTCGTTGAGCACCACAGAGCGCAGTATCCGTTCCGAGCTGGGTCAGCTTCGTCAGGAGAACGAGCTGCTGCAGAACAA GTTGCACAATGCTGTACAGGCGAAACAGAAAGATAAACAGACTATCAGCCAGTTGGAGAAGAGGCTGAAAATGGAGCAGGAAGCGCGGGCTATTGCAGAAAAACAACTGGCAGAGGAAAAGAAACGAAAGAAACTTGAGGAGGCGACAGCGGCTCGAGCAGTGGCACTTGCTGCTGCTACCAG AGGGGAGTGCACAGAATCGCTCAGGAGTCGCATCAGGGAGCTGGAGACAGAGTGTAAAAAATTAACAATCGATATGAAAGTCAAAGAGGAGCAGATCCGAGATTTAGAAATGAAAGTGCAG GAACTGCGGAAATACAAGGAAAGTGAAAAAGATACAGAAGTGTTGATGTCGGCTCTTTCAGCCATGCAAGATAAAACACAGCACTTAGAAAACAGCTTGAGTGCAGAGACCAGGATTAAACTGGACTTGTTCTCAGCGCTAGGGGATGCCAAACGACAGCTTGAAATTGCACAAG GGCAAATAATCCAGAAAGACCAGGAGATCAAGGACCTGAAACAGAAGATTGCCGAAGTGATGGCAGTGATGCCCAGCATTACATACAGTGCAGACACCAACAATCTGAACCCTGTCGCTCCACACTACTCCTCCAAGTTCATGGATACTAGCCCCTCCGGACTGGATCCAAACGCCTCCGTTTACCAGCCCCTGAAGAAGTGA